From one Musa acuminata AAA Group cultivar baxijiao chromosome BXJ2-6, Cavendish_Baxijiao_AAA, whole genome shotgun sequence genomic stretch:
- the LOC135615178 gene encoding uncharacterized protein LOC135615178, with amino-acid sequence MTEANKPSLTPEEIKMKAEELRERARKKKEEEERKTEREREKERIRIGKELLEAKRIEEENERKRILALRKAEKEEEQRAREKIRQKLEEDKAERRRKLGLPPEDPVSSKPSAAPEEQKKSFLPVKPATKAERMRDCLRSLKQHHKEEDAKVKRAFQTLLTYVGNVAKNPNEEKFRKIRLNNPTFQDRVGGLHGGVEFLELCGFEKLEDGEFLFLPRDKVDMAVLNSAGSELNSAIANPFFGVL; translated from the exons AGAACGTGCTcgtaagaagaaagaagaagaagaaagaaaaacggAAAGAGAAAGGGAAAAG GAGAGAATACGTATTGGTAAAGAGCTCCTGGAAGCCAAACGTATTGAGgaggaaaatgaaagaaaaag AATTTTGGCATTACGGAAAGCagagaaagaggaagaacaaAGAGCAAGAGAAAAGATCCGTCAGAAACTAGAGGAAGATAAG GCAGAGAGAAGGCGGAAGCTTGGATTGCCACCTGAAGACCCTGTGTCTTCAAAACCGAGCGCAGCTCCAGAGGAGCAAAAGAAG AGCTTTTTACCTGTCAAGCCTGCTACAAAGGCTGAGCGCATGAGAGATTGTTTGCGTTCCCTCAAACAACATCACAAG GAGGAGGATGCTAAAGTCAAAAGAGCTTTTCAAACACTGCTCACATACGTCGGCAATGTGGCAAAAAATCCAAATGAGGAGAAATTCAGAAAGATCCGGCTAAATAATCCAACATTTCAG GATAGAGTGGGAGGTTTGCATGGAGGGGTAGAATTCCTCGAGCTATGTGGATTCGAAAAACTTGAAGATGGCGAATTTTTGTTTCTACCTAGAGACAAAGTGGACATGGCGGTGCTGAATTCCGCAGGATCGGAGCTGAATTCTGCTATAGCAAATCCCTTCTTTGGAGTTCTCTAA